ACCGCTTACGGATGCGCTGGCGTACCTCAAAAGCGGGTAAAACTGCAAGCGTCACTAAAAAAGTTGGGGCAAAAGTGGCTAAACCAGTCCTGACAGTGCTGAAAAATCCCTTATCAGCCAAAGCCTATCTCATCATGTTTCTTGGGTTCTTCCTCATCGCCCTTCTTGGGGCTATTACAGGTGGCGGAAGTTCTACCGTTTCCCAAAATGAATTTGACTTGACGGATAGTTGGACGTATTTATCTAAGATTGACCGTGAGAAATCAACGGACAAGGTGGATTATTGGACGGATATTGATTCTATCATGATGTTTATGGGATATAAGCATGAGGCTTATAAGCTAGATGAACATTACAACTTGAAAAATAAAAATCCTTATGAGCCAATACACACTTATAGGGAACTCTTATCGACTATTTGGGATGGTCTGAATAAGGATAAAGACGACTTAAAGAGTATGGCAGATCTCTACAAAAACAGCAAGAATCCTTACATCAAACTCAATCAATCTGAGATAAAAGATTATGAAGAGATTTTAGAACAAGCCCGAAATGTTGGCTATTATGTCACTTATAATGATTTGGATAATCCTTTTTCTAATCAGGTGAACGAGGAAAAATTAGATCCTATCAAGGTAACGAAGCGCTTTGGCTATGTCTCAAAAAATAAGATGTACAATGGCTCCATCTTACAGGCTAACAAAGGAGCTACCTTGTACGCTGTTATGGATGGCAAAGTCACGGTTAAAGGGACTGATGTCACCATCAAGACCAAGGATGCGGAGTTCACTTATAAGAAGGTGGCAAGACTCCGCATTGTGAATGGCGACCGGGTCAAGGCTGGAGATGAGATTGGAGCTGTAGACTCTGAAGAAGGTCAAGAAGTCTATTACTATAAGCTCAAAAATAAGAAGAAAAAAGAGTGGGCTTGGGTCAATGTCGGCTTCTATCTTCCTAAAGTAGAGTACACACAGACAACATCTGTTCTGAGTGATATGAATATTGAAGGGAATCTTGCTAAGAAAATCAACTCTATTTATCAGTATCTGAAGAAGCAAGATCCAGATGTTACTTTAAAGGGTACTGCAGCTGTTTTGGGGAATTTCTGGACGGAAAGCTCTATTACTTCTAAGAGAGCAGAAGGAGACTATCTAAGTCCTCCTGTCGGGGCCTCTGCTTCTTCATGGGATGATGAGGCTTGGCTTTCTATGGGTGGCTCGTCTATCTATAATAGCCGATACCCTAATATTCTTCATCGAGGTTTAGGGCTTGGACAGTGGACGGATACGGCTGACGGTTCTACTCGCCATACAGCTCTTTTAAACTTTGCCAAAAGTAAAGGGAAGAAGTGGTATGACTTAGAACTTCAGTTAGACTTTATGTTAAACGGAGATAGTCCTTACTATATCACGACCCTTAAGCAAATTTTGCATTCAAATGAAGATGTTGCAACTCTAACGCAGCGCTTTCTGGTACGTTGGGAAGGAAATGCAGGCGATAAGCTCAAAGAACGTCAAAATAACGCTCAACAAGTGCTTTCTTTCCTGAAGAATCCTTCGGGAACAACCAAGGGAGGCAGTTCAACTCTTCAAAGTTCCTGGGGATTTCCAGAAGAGTATCGCTCGAAATTAAAGAGCTTTCCTTCTTCAGCGACGGTATCGGCTTCTTTAGATGGCAATACTTATCCAGTCGGTCAGTGCACGTGGTACGTGTATAATCGCCTAGTAGAAGCTGGAGCGCCACATTACAATTGGTTAGGAAATGGTCAAGATTGGGTCAGAAATCTAGTAGCGAGAGGTTGGACGTTTAGCGATAAACCAGTAGCTGGTGCGGTCTGCTCAACTGCTGGAGGATTTGATTATACCTATCCTTTATATGGTCATGTATCTTATGTTGAGCATGTTAACGAGGATGGAACGTTTCTAGTATCAGAATGTAATGTGAGCGGTGTTCAAAATCAAATTCATTGGTCGGTTAAAACAAATGCAACCTACTATACATTTGCGATTCCGCCAAAATAAAGAAAAGATAGGAGAATTATGTTAGATCTAACCAAACTAAAATATTTAAAAATTGTAGGCTATATTTTAGCCATTGTTGTTGCGGCAGTTGTTGGATTTGGAATTGGCCAAAGTTTGAACAATCATTCTTCCTCTAAAGGGGAAACGAGAAAAACAGTCCAGACTACCAAGCAAGCGATTAGTCCAGATCAAGTGAAACAGTTTTTACTCAATTATTACACAAAGAAAGACTTGGGAGAAAATCGCAAACGGTATAAAGAGTATATGACAGATGCTCTTTACCAACAAACCGTCTCAACAGAAGATGAACCGCAAAATCAAACCTATAAAGGCTTTGTGGTTGATTTTAAGTTTAAGACAGCAGAAATCTATATTAACCAAGAGAGTCTTCAAGTGATTGCACAAGTCAACTATGTAAATACACAGCTAGATGAGAAGAAAAACTATGAGACAGCTCAAAA
This region of Streptococcus thermophilus genomic DNA includes:
- a CDS encoding phage tail tip lysozyme, coding for MTALSKQTRRDLREAKREYKEAKSELKTTKNSYKQVEKREARLLNPKTDAEKRYLGQKTKARRTVASKELETLKENKKSAKSKKRQAIQRNGGTNLQKVGRVAHHQASQAVDSAFQDNDVLEDIASARQNIRRTHAEVRQAKKLGNYTVKIGKGATRGIYGAGNRTYNLSRGRGFTRTPVANRWETKVKTKYDRLRMRWRTSKAGKTASVTKKVGAKVAKPVLTVLKNPLSAKAYLIMFLGFFLIALLGAITGGGSSTVSQNEFDLTDSWTYLSKIDREKSTDKVDYWTDIDSIMMFMGYKHEAYKLDEHYNLKNKNPYEPIHTYRELLSTIWDGLNKDKDDLKSMADLYKNSKNPYIKLNQSEIKDYEEILEQARNVGYYVTYNDLDNPFSNQVNEEKLDPIKVTKRFGYVSKNKMYNGSILQANKGATLYAVMDGKVTVKGTDVTIKTKDAEFTYKKVARLRIVNGDRVKAGDEIGAVDSEEGQEVYYYKLKNKKKKEWAWVNVGFYLPKVEYTQTTSVLSDMNIEGNLAKKINSIYQYLKKQDPDVTLKGTAAVLGNFWTESSITSKRAEGDYLSPPVGASASSWDDEAWLSMGGSSIYNSRYPNILHRGLGLGQWTDTADGSTRHTALLNFAKSKGKKWYDLELQLDFMLNGDSPYYITTLKQILHSNEDVATLTQRFLVRWEGNAGDKLKERQNNAQQVLSFLKNPSGTTKGGSSTLQSSWGFPEEYRSKLKSFPSSATVSASLDGNTYPVGQCTWYVYNRLVEAGAPHYNWLGNGQDWVRNLVARGWTFSDKPVAGAVCSTAGGFDYTYPLYGHVSYVEHVNEDGTFLVSECNVSGVQNQIHWSVKTNATYYTFAIPPK